ATGAAATCACAAACTTTTCCAAACCAAGTAGAAATGTTGAAAGCGTGAAGATGAACCTGACCTCACTGTCTCTCATCTTACGTACCTTACACCACTCCCAGATCTTCGCACACTTGCTGTTTTCCACTGTCTCCAAACACTGTGTAACACCCGTTTAGGTATTACACAGGCTCAACAACCTGATAAAGAAGGAtagttctgttctggggactgTGGACACTCTGGAGATGATAaagcaaagaaggattctttaTAAAACCAAGAAAATAATGACCATCCTCTTGATGAGACTGCCTTGGGAAAACAGAGTTTAGTCAGAGGCCTCTTCAAATTTGCTGCGATACAGACCGCTACAAGAGATCTTTCCTGTCAACAGCCGTCATTATCTACAATAACTCTTTGAAGAATTTGGACTATTAGTTACAACAACATTTAgtttccctttgggatcaaaTAAAGTatgtttgaatttgaattgagttaaagctatagttggtaatcctgttcagaaacactttttgttatactgggtaaaatcctccttccatcctgacagtagtcaattcattatgtattcacaaaaaggaggttaaaaaaatcaatctatATGAGAGTTGTAGGCCTGTAAAatctcgttccttgttagtttctgcttgctggctgcgcatgcgcacttgtagtgtttatgtgtccggttagcttagcagttagcttagcggttagcttcggtgttagcctttcattgtagctctgctgctctcgtCATAAACTTTGAACACGGCTGAGAGTTGgaagaagcaaaccgcgtacaagtttatgagaagaagaggaagcattcagaagaaagaaataagaccagagtggatttgcgcagttattcaaaatggTACTTAtagggaaacttctggaaaaatggcCGACCCCAGCTTTAGCAGCATTTATGAATCCTCCTTTAAGCACATTTATAAACACGTTAAACTGTCATTTCTTATCCCGTCTGAACCTATGAAGACATCTGTTTGCAGAGTTAACGAGTCAAACATCCTAATATTGCTCCCCGCTCTGTGGTCCGCTGCAGAAGGCCAGGATCCACCAGTGGGAGGATAAAACACGGAGAGGCCTCCAAAGGGACGTCATGAGGTGGCTTTGTGTCGGCTCTGTGGCAGTGGAAACCCAAACCGGTTCCTTACAGGGTTTTTTCACCTAGAACCAGTTAGCACCAGCGCCTCTAACTCTGGAACCGcattgatagaaaaaaaatgatatgtTCCATCAGAGAAAGGCTGAAAGAGTTTGTGTAGCGGTTGGCTGTTGTTATTTTCAATTTCCTGTCCCTTAGATTTCCATTTAAACTGGCGTGTTGCACTGAGAGCACACCCGGGGAGTTTTCTCATCAAATACaaatgataaaatagaaaaaaaagacgttCCTTCTCCTGCTTCACTGGTTGACTTCAGCTGAGGCATCAGAGAGGATCAGAGACTTTGTGTGTGGCTGGTTCTCTGGACCTCTGCCAGCTCGCTGCTATCATATTAAACTGGGAAACGGAGACTTCCCTTTCAGTCTGAAGACGTGGTGGAGTTCTAACTTAGTTTGGTGTGTCGTTTCTGTCTAGGCTTGACCggtttaaatatttcagttatTTGATAAGAAGTCTCATAACAAGcaggaaaaatacttttctcACAATTCAGTTCCTCTAACCTGTAGGAAGATGAATCTTTTAAAAACTCTTTGCTATTCCTGAGTCAAAAGTACAAACCTTTCCAGTTTGTTGCTATTCATGTGACCTTCATGTCTTTATTTTAGGATAGCATCAAAGCAGTATACtttacagagtaaaaaaaaaaaaaaactcctctaGTTTTCTTTCTAACTTCTTGTTGGAGTTACTCTCCATTTCTGACTTAAGTTTAGGAGTCGGGTGGCAACTTTATTAACTCCAAAACCATTTACAGGTcagtaaattataaataaaaaaggacatgGCAGACTTTAGAGGTTAAAAACATTcaattaagctttttttttctgaactggCAGATCTGTTAAAGGGAATTAATTTGCAGCCCACATGGACAAGCATCATTCTCGCTCTGCTAAGTCTGTGTATTTCCAATCGAAGCAAACTGCTCTGAGCTTATTTTCAGTCTTTTAGTTCAAACCCCAGGTGCGCCGTTTCCCAGAGggaattgtgttgtttttccaaGGTGCAGCCTTAAACAAATATTGCCTCTATTCTTATCACGAGGAGGTGAGCATCTCCTGTAGGACTTGCCGTGTCGTATTTTTATCATTGGCTGTGGGATCAATGCATATTTGTATTGGATGACTTTAGCTTTTAACCTGTTATACATCtttaacattttccacattgctTTCTTCTCCTGCAGTTCACGAGTAAGAGGACTTCACAGTCAGAAGTCCTCTCAGCTATTTCCTcgtttgtttctgtccattaTGCAGAAATGCGACTGAATATTATTGTAATCAACAATCGTTCAAGATATCCAAACGTTGATTAAAAATATCCGCCGTAACAACGCCCTGTGACTAAAGGTGGTGTCATTAAACGCTTTGTTTTCTTAAGAGTAGCTTAAAACCCAAACTACAGGCTTATGTATAATTGGACACAATAAAGTGGTGTATTTCCATGTTTGCACATAATTAACATTCTCATGATCTGAAGAAATTTAGGATAGCAAACAAGTTTACCAAGAGTAATTTTTTTTCCGCTGCAAAAGAATCTCGGATTTCCAAATAGTTGAGCATCAGCtttaaaatgctgcaaaaaaacTTCCAGTTTCTTAGCTGTTTGTGTTCTGTGCAGTCAAACATGGGACATGTGGGTATCGCTGCTCCTTTATTAATTAACGTTGTCACTATTGTGGctaaaaaagtgtgaaaatcgTGCTGATATTGGAGAACAAGACCTTCTTCAGAAGAAGGtccagcagagactggacttCCTGCGACAACTCGAGAAGTACAACCAGGAGCTACTGGTCACCTTCTAAACTGCCCTTATTCACTCTGTTTTATGCACATCCATCATGTGTGGTTTGGCTCCTCtgcaaaacaggacaggtccaaaTTATGAAGGACAGTTAGATCTGTAGAGAGGATCATCAGacctgaccttccctccatccaggacttgtacaggtctCAGTTCAGGAAAGGTGCatctaacatctctgcagaccccacacatcctgcacacaaactgtctTCTTGGGGTAATATTGGTGAAAACCAGCCGCTAGGTAGACcgtttcttcccccaggctgtcGATCTGATGAACATTAAGAGTCAGAGTTTTAAAATAGTTAGTTGTGGCTTGGATGTcatacaaaggttttaaatcaaaggatttaattttatttttttcgctCTTTCCAGCCACAGACTTTACTGCGTTTTAGATAACAGACCTACGCAAATGTTAAGTGGAATGAAAATGAGCGTTTTTCGAAAATCTCTACCAATATAAATCTGGACAGAGTGGTTTTTGTTTGTATCTTTCAGCGTAGTTGCCCTCCTTTGAGATATTTCTCTACCACTTTTGcacaaaaggtttttttttttaaacattttaaattggtaGCCACACCTAAATCGGCTTGATGTTGAATtttggtctgatgagaccaGAGAATCTTCTCCGACACGTGTTTGGCTTGTGACACGCTGTGAACAGGATTTCATACATTCATTCAGCTGTTAGACTCCTGGTTCAGCAGCCGGTTACAGGAAGATGGGCAGAGAACCTTGATTTTAGTCGCTTTCTTCTTGCCCCATTTCTACAAAGGCCGGAAACGTGGAGTTTACGACTGACAATTGTCCCGTTGATAGATTCTCTgatctgagctgtggatctctgcagctcctccagagctgcctctctgattaacgCTCCCCTTGCCCAGCCTGGTGGTTTAGGTGGGGTGTGTCTGGGGCGGCTTTTCTGTGCCCTCTCTGTTTTCTGAGGAGttatatggaaaaaaaagtacTCTGTTCACTAATTTTGTGAGTTTTGAACGTAACTGGAGTCTCTTTCAGGGATCCCTCTGGTGCAGCGGGCTATGTCCACATCAGCTCCAAGGACTCAAATAAGAGTAGAGGGGGTTGAATATGAAAGGATGTTGCACGTTTCGGATTATtgtaggtgaaaaaaaaatgaaaaccatgtatAGTTTTCCTTCAGTTTTATGTTTAAGTATTGAAGATGTCATGAATCCTCTTTATGCTTAAAAGATGTAATTTTTTGGTGGGTGTATAAACGGGATaatcagtttaaatgtttttattaaaggttTATCTTCTTGCTGCTTCAGGTCTTCAGCCGAGAGCAGGCGAGGTCCAGATAGGCCAACAGCTCCCGATCCCACCGGTGAATCCGTGTGTGGAAAGGCGTCGCCCTGAGGAGGCCGGCCAAGTGAAGGCTGAAGATAACCAAGCAAAGACCGAGGAGGTGCTGCCGACTCCTGTCCAGGTGAAGTCTGAGCCGCTCGAGGAAAGTATAACGCAACCGCAGCATCACGTGAATCCCAATCAGACCACGAACAGAGCGGACAACGTGGGCGAAAGCGTCACACCAGGGGACCAGGGCGGCCAGCTGTGGGCCTCCAGGCTACAGAACAATCCAGGACTGAGCAGAACCGAAGCCGTCAACAGCTCGTCGTCGCAGAACACGTCTTCCTTCCCCGCCATCGCCCAGTTACTCCAGCCGCCGGAGGAAGCTTCGTACGGCAACTTCTCTGTCCGAGGAAAACTGTACGGGCAGCTGAAGAACAGCGGCGTCCCGCAGACCCCTTACGGCTCCTCTGGGACCATCATCATCTCCGGTAACCCGGGCTTCCACGGCGCGGCGGAGGCCTCCAACCACCACAGGCAGAGGAAAAACAGGTCGTTTCCGGTTTTGAAACCGAAGAAGTGTTTCGTTTGCACGTACTGCGGGAAGGTGTTTGAGCGAGCCGGACACCTGGAAAGACACCTGCGCATCCACACCGGGGAGAAGCCGTACGGCTGCCAAATCTGCGGAAGGTGCTTCAATCAGAAGAGCAGCCTGAAAGGGCACATGAAGACCCACAGGAACGGTAAGATTTAGCTCTTATTTCTTTGTGAAGGAACTCTTAATCAGGCCTGCTTTGTTCTTCTTAATAATCAGACTTTCTAATGTTTTCTTAACACCAGGAATACTTGTTTTTTCTAAGGTAGGAATGCTTCAGTCCAACGTGAATTATAGAGAATCCAGTTTAATCGAAATTCAGTTCAAATCGATCCAGTTTTATTTCAACACAATCCAGTCATCTTCCAATCCAACTCAAATTCAAACACAGGTAAACTCCTTTGAGCCTAAAATGTCTAACTAAACAGAAACCGCTgggccaggagtactttctatggataagaaaacaaaaaaacacacataatgGCAGCAATAGCTCAGTCAGTGGCttcaatcagaaaaaaagaacaaaaatggaGAATAACTGGGTCAAGGTACTTTCCATGAGGGAAgttaaacatgcaaacaaaaaactacATCTGCCACCAACGACAATACACAATGTTGGTGGCAGATGTAGCTCTGTTAGTGACTTTCTCCAGTAAAGAGGCACAGAATTACTGAACCGGGCTTctacagaaagagagagagaacagtgTTAACGATCAACAATCACTGCGCTCAGTGACTTTGTTAAGAACAGAAGGACAGTTAAACCATGAAACACTGTGCAAAGGGGTACTTtctataacaaaaacaaacaaacgtaAAAGAGTACAAAAAGCTAAAGGCATCAATTGCTCCCTCTGTGGTTCCATCCAGCAAAGACAAGCAGCTGAACACAGAAACACTTCGTTAGgaggagtactttctatagaCAATTAGAAAGCATTAGCTCCATCAGGGACTTTTTACAGGAAAGAgacagctgtttacaaaatacTGAGCCAGGTACCTTATATCGGAGAAAAATAGACAAAACATAATTGATGGCAGCAATAATTGCCTAAATGGAGAGTAAGTAGCAGAAGGAGGGGGGgaattcaattatattttattcatatagcgccaattcacaacacatgtcctctcaaggcactttccaaagtcaaattcaattaaatcatccagacagattggtcagaaagtttcctctctaaggaaacccagcaggttgcatcaagtctctccaagcagcattcactcctcctgaaagagcgtagagccagagtggacagtcgtctgcattgttgatggctttgcagcaatccctcatactgagcatgcatgaagcgacagtggagaggaaaactcccctttaacagggaggagaacctccagcagaaccagaaccaggctcagcgtgaACGGTCATcagcctcgacccactggggcttagagaagacagagcagagacacagaaagcacagaagctcacattgagccaggaatcctttctatgttatacggtaatagtggatgatctgtctcccctggatgatgtcactgctaacagaatgccagaccaggtgtacctactatgaagagaaaaaagagagaacattaACTTAAAAGTTGAAGtaacaaacaatacaaattgGACAatagtaggagaactcagcagagtgagaaaaatagaccctgatgtcctccagtagcctaagcctatagcagcataactatagagatagctcagggtaacatgagccactctgactataagttttgtcaaaaaggaaagtgtaaatattagtcttaaaagtagacggggtgtctgcctcacggaccaaaactgggagttggttccacaggagaggagcctgatagctaaaggatctgcctcccattctacttttagagactctaggaaccaccagcagagaGCAAAGCATATTCACTATGCACATAGTCACTGCCagacaaaaacctttaaaaaaaatatagaaaatggttaaaaagtCTTCTAAATATAAATTTACACTGGTTGGTTGACATCACATGTTGTTTTTGACACTTTTGATGGATGACAGATGATGGAGCTGAGTTTCGGCAGAACTCACACGGCAACATGTTGAAACAGCTGAAGGCTTTTCGCTGCTTCTTTTGGTCATAAAGGCGTTCAGCAGTCCAACCTAAGAAGtaataaatgcatggactagtttccCTGCAGCACTCTGGGGGGACTGATGgctctaattttggcaatagtGCACAGGTGGAAGAAGGATGTCCTAGAAACCTGTTTATATATGGGGGTTTAATGGACAAGTCCTGGTCAAAGATGATACCAAGGCTCATTACGTTATAACCTGAGGCCAAAAGAGAACAGCTGAAAAAGACCGGGGACAGCTGCCTCATCAGTTTGATACGGAGAAACCTGGAAACAACTaaagttttctgggggaaaaacTCAGTCTTGGACACTTGTCTCTCCCTAgaggagctaaaaaaaaaggatattaaaATATGCTGCAATGAAGCCGCATGCATACGTTAACAAGTATAGCTGTTAGTGTAgctaaataaagttattttatggATTACCGATAACAGTTAATgctcttttaattatttactgATTGATacatttgttgataaaatggTTAAGAACAATCTCTGTCATCATCCCAGCATCAGCGTGTGCAGTATTGATGTTGCTTGGGCAGTTTTACAAATTATTGTTATTCAAATCAAGAGGCACGATACGGTAGTAGCAGGAATATTATTGCTCTAAATGCTGAGGATCACCTGTATGAGGTAAGATCACTTTCAAAATAAACTTGTGCATAAACGCAGAGTTGTgtgcatattagtcagaagttgtgcataacaaacatttgtaaactcataataattgaaatctcatgcaaaagatacaacatacagtttaaatagttacaacttcaatatttaataaatacaaatttcaagtttaaattagTGTTTTACTCTTCATGAACACCAAAAGCAGCgactgcttgagaatacggatttttttctttgagaatacgaattcacaacagtggtctgacgtcacggttttcAAGGCTGGTTAAtcgagcacagagtgcgaagataggccCCTGGTTGCaggaccaggggtctgcaacctttacagtctagaGAGCtattttgcctacagtccacttcaattaaactcgttcagagccacaaatgttgcccggccttttgaaaaaagacaagttctaatttttgataaagatctactgtaggaaatctgttgtcatcgttaaagaaacacctttttatgtctattttgaggtttaaaaaaagaggattgacagtatgttgatatttgtggataatagtataaaaaaaatcatagttttcAACATTATGAAAaagtattgatttaaaattaaacattactggcacttttagcatcattctgttgtgaaaattaaaatcaattatttcaagaaaaaaacctgctaaaacctgcatttactGTCATTACTACATTAAAATgccataataaaaaatacaatttgtaaccaaagttattaagagccactgtggaaggtccaaagagcctcAGGTTGCACAGCCCTGCTCTAGCTGGATGCTGGTAACTAATCAGGTGACCTCTAAGCCTGTTGTTGaccttggattttatttagggtcaTGTTTACTGAATTTAATACAGCAATAGCACAACTTTCTCTCATCACGTGGCTTTAGCATACATCCAGATTTTCTGGCAATAGTGCACAGGTGGAAGAAGGTACAGAGCACACAACTAATAGTTTTTCCCTCATcagtctcccacctgagctgtgtgcccctgcagctcctccagattaGTTACTATGGACctttttgctgcttctctggttaATGCTGTCCTGTCTGCTGCATGACTCTGTCTTCATTATGTTTTTTGCTTAATAGCTGTCTCTAACTAACCTCTTAGGCCTTCAGAGaccagctggatttatactgccACTGAATAACACCTAGACCAgaggcctgcaacctttactgtctaaagagccatttttcctacagtccacgtgaattaaactcgttcagagccacaaatgttgcctgaccttttgaaaaaagagaagttctaatttttgataaagatctactgtaagaaatatgttgtcatcatTAAACAAAACACCCTttaatgtctattttgaggtttaaaaaaaagagcatggatgggatgttgatatttgtggataatgatgtaaaaaaaaatcatagtttccaacataatgaaaagattaaatattactggcacttttagcatcattctgttgtgaaaattaaaataaattatttcaagaaagaaaaaccCTGCATTTAGTATCATTACTTCATTAAAATACCatcataaaaatacaatttgtagccaaagttattaaaagCCACTGTGGAGCTGTAGGTTGCAGATCCCTGCTCTAGCTGGATGCAGGTAACTTATTTAGGCGACCTCTGAGCCTGTTGTTGACCTtcgattttatttagggttatgTTTACTGAATTTAATACAGCATTAGCACGACTTTCTCTCATCACGTGGTCCTAGCATACATCCAGATTTTTTCCCAAGCATCATTCTCTATATAAAAGcacacagttgttttgctttcaaCCAGAACACGATTCTATTAAAGTTGTCTTTCTCTTGTCATAAAGGGATGACGACAGACATGCTAGAGGCCCATCACCTGATGTTCTCTGTGCCCGACAATCAGCTGATGGAGAACTACGTGGAGACCAGTAACGGACCGCCGGCCGCAGAGGAGGGCCAGTCTCCCGGCCCCGCCTTCTCTCACGCCGTTAAAGAGGAACCCGCCCCGGCGAACCTGGAGCCCAACGGGGACACTTTCCTCGGCGTGTCCCAGGCGGACGCTGACGACAGAGCAGGCGCAGCAGACAAGCGTTTGCTGTGGACGTCCGCAGTGGAGGAAAGCTTCGACGGCCCCGACCAATCCGTCTGTGTGCTTTTACAGGACGTGAAGTACCACGTCGGCTCGGCGGCCGCGGGAGGCAGCGAGCAGCAGGGATTCGCCTCGCCGCTAAATGATCTGGCCTTTATAGACAACAAAGCACAGGAGGATCAGTATTCAACGGCGGCGCTGCAGCACAGGACCTCAGATCTAAGCCACGAGTTGGCTGCGAGGGATTTCTGCCCGGAGAGGGACGGCGTGAGCCAGGACGGCGTCTACGAGTTTACGCTGAGGGCTTCGGACCGCTACGAGGACGCCTGCGGCGGAGACCCCGCCAGGCAGAACTACATCTGCTCCAGCTGCGGGCAAAGCTTCGATAGTTTCCATATTTTCCAGGAGCACCAGTGTGACAAAGTCCCCGAGCAGCCGTTCAGCTGTGAGATGTGCGGGAAGACGTTTAACCAGCTGAGCATCCTGAAACTGCACCTTAAGCTACATGCAAGATAAACCCGTCGGCTTTCTGAGCAACACACCTTCTCTGCCGCCCGCCGTGTCTGGCTGACAAAAACAAGACTGTTTTCTCCTgggactgaaataaaaacacaaagaactaAAGATAATGACAGATTTCAGCTCCATTTTTGACACttgaacctttttcttttttgtactgTAAAGACTAATCAGAGAAAACACTAATAATGGTTATTATCTTCTGTTTACTGaaattatttctgttgtttgttggtttgtaacattaagaaaagaaaaatctctccTGAAACTCAGAATGTTGTTGaaacaaactaaaatttaaaggtgcatagccacgttatttgactctttttatttatacatcagtagctcactctggttaccTACAAAGCTTTTATGAACGATTATCACGTCCCAGCTGGCGTATTAGTCGTTGTTTGAccgttttacactttgtttttgctcaatttgtcctttgagtttatttataataacaacgGATGTACAGTGCTGTGGATAtgcaggaagcagctaacggctattagcatctcccagcgaactgtggaaacaatgaaaaaaggtccaagatccagtgaagaTATAAAcgcaaaaataaatgatttcaagagggaaaagacttgAATGTCTCTGGAAATACAGTCTGAACgatggtgttcactgaagctaaacctgccgaggctcagatgtgaccgcagagttgactgacataAATAAACGTCCTTATCAATACtgtgataatagtaataataatgcgcttcttagcctctacagtcttaaGTACAAACAAGATTATAAATAGATCAATCGATTCATTGTTCTTACCATaatgctgtgtccctgtttaTGAACGggaattttctttctccttgATGCTCTGATATGAGGCTCGTAAAGTTGCTGAAAATCAGTGTATGTAATTGataacaataattaataattcaatctcgctgagctgctgctttgcagagggtcaggctcgggcCGGCATTATTTAGCAGTGATTTATTAGTCGGCATCTGGCTTTCTGGtagttctgcggtactgcctgtagatggcgccacatctgtttatatctgctcatcgcgcCTGTTGCTGGAGTTCAATTTAGGCTGAAAAATAACGATCAAAACACTTTCATGATAGACGCTTGGTATATACTGTATAACCTTATTTTGTCATGatcaactggattttggtctttttggtacaggcatataatgtggcaatgcacctttaaagtcaaataactttttttaggctaaaataaGCAATGCCTATTTCTGAAATAATAACTTAAGAGGACATAAACACATAATCTCATTAATATGAGCCCACTGGGGAGTTGTGACAAAAAGAATGAACGGCTTTTCAACTTCAGACTTTTACAAACGAGGAcataataaataagaaatagTCCTCCCCCAATTATTTAACCTTaagtttaaaacacacacacaaacatttgtgaaattaagaggaaacaaaaaagctGTGTTGAAAACAAAGTGCACCCTTGTGGATCATGAGGACTCAGGACAAAAAGTTGCACCCAAGCGTTGCTCATCAAATAATCATTTAATTACCTGGTGGTCTTCAATAAATGtgccctatttaaaaaaaaagcaggagtGTTGTCAGGTTTCTGCTCTGCGTTAACACAACGCTGAGGCAGGAAGCAGGGAGCGCTCCCTGAAGACGGCTTCTTCTCGTCCCAGAAAGACATGGGTCGACTTTGGACCAAGGAGACCAAAGAAGAGATGTAGCTTAGCCCAGACCAGATCACCATcaggacaatgatcctaaaCAGAGCAGCAGATAAAATGgctggaaagagaaaaaagtcaaagtccagaactcaGTGGGAGCTGAGCCGCACAGAAGAACGGCTCAGATGTCCTCAGAAATTACGCGCTGCtgctaaaaaaatgtaaaactacaGGGGTGCACTTAGTTTTCCcactcagctttttttttggctttgtctttgtttaataaatattaacagtacagaatgtgtgtttttgttcgCTTGATGTTATATTTAAGGGATTTTATTACCTGTAATGGaccagatgattttttttctctctttcatgTCCTGATAATTTAAAACCTTAGACGTGAAGGAAGGGTGTACTTTAATTTCCTCACGACTTCACAAGTCATCCTGACTAAAATCAGTGTAATTAGTGTTAAAACACAGTCCGGTCCATTTCAAAGGCATAAAAttatttctg
This genomic window from Fundulus heteroclitus isolate FHET01 chromosome 6, MU-UCD_Fhet_4.1, whole genome shotgun sequence contains:
- the LOC105916714 gene encoding zinc finger protein 865, coding for MLNGVALRSQIASVINALAKAAVAEISKVVEDGMVVLRLEMCQREDEIERLKSSMEVLHGELRAARQAETQRPEIQRPEHRAADERQRGVGGEKILVANVPSVEQPSEPPVPEVQVKCEPVEEGSEDARGRLERPVEGSLYGGGQWRSGPPKEAGGGSSEYLTLGQNSLSCLSEPPLDAGLVLSCSGSAGFPQSQFSRGLVGYNQYRNTVRRRTAKRLMFKKGFICPYCGKYFERAGHLERHKRIHTGEKPYRCEICGRRFNQNCSLKEHMKIHRRGLQPRAGEVQIGQQLPIPPVNPCVERRRPEEAGQVKAEDNQAKTEEVLPTPVQVKSEPLEESITQPQHHVNPNQTTNRADNVGESVTPGDQGGQLWASRLQNNPGLSRTEAVNSSSSQNTSSFPAIAQLLQPPEEASYGNFSVRGKLYGQLKNSGVPQTPYGSSGTIIISGNPGFHGAAEASNHHRQRKNRSFPVLKPKKCFVCTYCGKVFERAGHLERHLRIHTGEKPYGCQICGRCFNQKSSLKGHMKTHRNGMTTDMLEAHHLMFSVPDNQLMENYVETSNGPPAAEEGQSPGPAFSHAVKEEPAPANLEPNGDTFLGVSQADADDRAGAADKRLLWTSAVEESFDGPDQSVCVLLQDVKYHVGSAAAGGSEQQGFASPLNDLAFIDNKAQEDQYSTAALQHRTSDLSHELAARDFCPERDGVSQDGVYEFTLRASDRYEDACGGDPARQNYICSSCGQSFDSFHIFQEHQCDKVPEQPFSCEMCGKTFNQLSILKLHLKLHAR